One genomic region from Camelus bactrianus isolate YW-2024 breed Bactrian camel chromosome 3, ASM4877302v1, whole genome shotgun sequence encodes:
- the POU5F2 gene encoding POU domain, class 5, transcription factor 2, translating into MPGLPSGRGWRQGLGDPRQLEGTKPRRETYTLEGVESKVQGRRPPPLTLGTQGVTSRVLPDFPTTAPLARFSCLHRHLRPLGGGRGSRARLVAVLMPREQSVPTRLPARERSYPMDGHKPANFPLPGSGGGGPRGPVPVRVDTQIWLRAQEAPGRLMVLPRVGPRIYPGPEVWGLPPVPPAYEFQGGMVRAHPVPCGPRVGAGEAGTWFPDPSEGTFPRPCIVMRCIPRLALPEDVSAVKKEVEQLAKDLRQKRMTLGYSQADVGFALGALFGKVLSQTTICRFEAQQLSLANMWKLRPLLKMWLEQVDAENLLGLCKMKMILQQARKQRQASRERRIGNNLEKLFLQCPKPTPQQICHIAEQLRLQKDLVRVWFYNRSKMGGWPSNDFSPLEEVEAAGPPFPGGPVCFPLTSGLHFGSPHYARPYFTPLYSPAPFTAGGALLSERPRPPP; encoded by the coding sequence ATGCCTGGGTTGCCTTCAGGGAGAGGATGGAGGCAGGGGCTAGGGGATCCCAGACAGCTTGAAGGTACAAAGCCCAGAAGGGAGACTTACACCTTGGAGGGAGTTGAAAGCAAGGTTCAGGGTAGGAGACCTCCTCCCTTAACCCTGGGGACCCAAGGAGTTACCAGTAGGGTCCTACCAGATTTCCCCACCACCGCACCTTTGGCGCGTTTCTCCTGCCTGCACCGCCATCTCCGCCCTCTGGGGGGCGGACGGGGCTCGAGGGCGAGGCTGGTGGCTGTTCTGATGCCTCGAGAACAATCAGTTCCTACCAGACTCCCTGCCCGGGAGCGGTCTTACCCCATGGACGGACACAAGCCCGcaaacttccccctgccaggcagtGGTGGGGGCGGGCCCAGAGGGCCGGTGCCAGTGCGGGTTGACACTCAGATCTGGCTGAGAGCCCAGGAGGCCCCCGGCAGGCTGATGGTCCTACCCAGGGTCGGGCCCAGAATCTATCCAGGccctgaggtgtgggggttgcCCCCAGTTCCCCCGGCGTACGAATTCCAGGGCGGGATGGTACGAGCCCATCCCGTACCTTGCGGGCCCCGGGTCGGAGCTGGCGAGGCGGGGACCTGGTTCCCAGACCCCTCTGAGGGCACCTTCCCCAGGCCCTGCATCGTCATGCGGTGCATCCCGAGGCTGGCGCTGCCAGAGGATGTCTCAGCCGTGAAGAAAGAGGTGGAGCAGCTGGCCAAGGATTTGAGGCAGAAGAGGATGACCCTAGGGTACTCGCAGGCCGACGTGGGGTTCGCCTTGGGGGCTCTCTTTGGAAAGGTGCTTAGCCAGACGACCATCTGCCGCTTCGAAGCCCAGCAGCTGAGCCTTGCCAACATGTGGAAGCTGCGACCGCTCCTGAAAATGTGGCTGGAACAAGTGGACGCCGAGAACCTTCTGGGCTTATGCAAAATGAAGATGATCCTGCAGCAGGCTCGGAAGCAGAGACAAGCAAGCAGGGAGAGGCGCATCGGAAACAACCTGGAGAAACTCTTCCTGCAGTGCCCGAAGCCCACACCCCAGCAGATCTGCCACATCGCTGAGCAGCTCCGGCTGCAGAAGGACCTGGTCCGAGTTTGGTTCTATAACCGGAGCAAGATGGGTGGTTGGCCAAGCAATGATTTCTCCCCActggaggaggtggaggcagcCGGGCCTCCTTTCCCAGGGGGACCGGTGTGCTTTCCCCTGACATCGGGACTCCATTTTGGTTCCCCCCACTATGCGAGACCCTACTTTACACCTTTGTACTCCCCTGCCCCTTTCACTGCAGGAGGAGCCCTCCTCTCTGAGAGACCCCGGCCACCACCCTGA